A portion of the Pseudomonas koreensis genome contains these proteins:
- a CDS encoding YaiI/YqxD family protein, with product MRVWIDADACPRAAKDLVVKFALKRQFEVVLVAGQPQIKPGLAIVKLIVVPSGPDAADDYLVEHAVPGELVICSDIPLADRLVKKGVAALDPRGKEFDAQNMGERLAVRNLFTDLREQGQMSGGPAPFGEREKQAFANALDRILTRLIRKP from the coding sequence ATGCGTGTATGGATCGATGCCGACGCCTGTCCACGGGCGGCGAAGGATCTGGTGGTGAAGTTCGCCCTCAAGCGCCAGTTCGAAGTGGTGCTGGTGGCCGGGCAGCCGCAGATCAAGCCGGGGCTGGCCATCGTCAAACTGATCGTGGTGCCGAGCGGGCCGGATGCGGCGGATGATTATCTGGTCGAGCACGCCGTGCCGGGCGAGCTGGTGATCTGCAGCGATATTCCATTGGCCGATCGGCTGGTGAAGAAGGGCGTGGCAGCGCTGGATCCGCGCGGCAAGGAGTTCGATGCGCAGAACATGGGCGAGCGTCTGGCGGTGCGGAATCTGTTTACCGATCTCAGGGAGCAGGGCCAGATGAGCGGCGGACCGGCACCGTTTGGCGAGCGTGAGAAGCAGGCGTTTGCCAATGCTTTGGACCGGATTCTGACTCGGCTCATCCGCAAGCCCTGA
- a CDS encoding FTR1 family protein, translating to MTASSRLLAWLLFPLLSLSSLPLLADTVEGAPQALHLLDYISADYPPTVAAGKVIDDGEYREQLEFTQVLQGLITALPAKAEKAALEQGVESLRAAISAKQDGADVARQARQLGAKLAVAYEVSQAPIITPDPTRGAPLYAQNCSVCHGDTGAGDGPAGVGLNPAPANLRDAARMDHLSLYAIYSTLGQGVEGTDMPAFADQLDDRQRWDLATYIAGFSADAAAAKSDKVYNIADLARQTPAEVQAAEGAEVAATFRAQRAQPPQVKRGPAQLLDYTAATLDKSLAAYRAGEHDQAYDLSVAAYLEGFELVESSLDNVDANVRKDTEKSLMAYRQSLQDGLPVEQAEQRLDAAKAKLKESAGLLGSDGLSWSLSYISGLLILLREGLEAILVLAAILAFLRNTGQQSAVRSVNVGWGLALLAGLGTWALAAYVIDVSGSQRELLEGATALFASVMVLWLGVWMHDRRHAAAWQDYIKSSLVGGGGRFGFAILAFFSVYRELFEVILFYETLWLQAGPAGHNAVLAGGATALVLLVGLAWVILRGSAKLPLTLFFSINAALLCALSVVFAGHGVKALQEAGIFGTRPVAFFEFDWLGIHADAYSLIAQAVAIVAIVVLYGRSWVAERRRVSAA from the coding sequence ATGACTGCCTCGTCCCGATTGCTGGCCTGGCTGCTGTTCCCGTTGTTGTCGCTGAGCAGCCTGCCGCTGCTGGCCGATACCGTGGAAGGCGCGCCGCAAGCGTTGCACCTGCTCGATTACATCAGTGCCGATTACCCGCCGACGGTCGCGGCAGGCAAAGTCATTGACGACGGCGAATACCGCGAACAGCTGGAATTCACCCAGGTTCTGCAAGGCTTGATCACTGCATTGCCAGCCAAAGCGGAAAAAGCCGCACTGGAGCAGGGCGTCGAGTCTTTGCGCGCCGCGATCAGTGCGAAGCAGGACGGCGCGGATGTCGCGCGTCAGGCCCGGCAGCTGGGAGCGAAGCTGGCTGTGGCGTATGAAGTCAGCCAGGCGCCGATCATCACCCCGGACCCGACACGCGGTGCGCCGTTGTATGCGCAGAACTGCTCGGTATGCCACGGCGACACAGGTGCCGGCGATGGCCCGGCCGGCGTAGGCCTGAACCCCGCGCCAGCCAACCTGCGCGACGCAGCGCGCATGGATCACCTGAGCCTGTACGCGATCTACAGCACCCTCGGCCAAGGCGTCGAAGGCACCGACATGCCGGCGTTTGCCGATCAGCTCGATGATCGTCAGCGCTGGGATCTGGCCACCTACATCGCCGGCTTCAGTGCCGATGCGGCAGCGGCCAAGTCCGACAAGGTCTACAACATCGCCGACCTGGCCCGCCAGACCCCGGCCGAAGTGCAGGCGGCTGAGGGCGCAGAGGTTGCCGCGACTTTCCGTGCCCAACGCGCGCAACCGCCGCAGGTCAAGCGCGGCCCGGCGCAGTTGCTCGATTACACCGCCGCCACCCTGGACAAGAGCCTCGCGGCCTATCGCGCCGGTGAGCACGATCAGGCCTATGACCTGTCAGTAGCGGCGTACCTGGAGGGCTTCGAACTGGTGGAAAGCTCGCTGGACAACGTCGATGCCAACGTGCGCAAGGACACCGAAAAATCGCTGATGGCGTACCGGCAGTCGCTGCAGGACGGTCTGCCGGTCGAACAGGCCGAGCAGCGTCTGGACGCAGCCAAGGCCAAACTCAAGGAATCCGCCGGCCTGTTGGGCAGCGATGGCTTGAGCTGGTCGCTGAGTTATATCTCCGGCCTGCTGATTCTGCTGCGCGAAGGCCTGGAAGCGATCCTGGTGCTGGCGGCGATCCTCGCCTTCCTGCGCAACACCGGCCAGCAATCGGCGGTGCGCAGCGTCAACGTGGGTTGGGGGCTGGCGTTGCTGGCGGGCTTGGGCACCTGGGCGCTGGCGGCGTATGTCATCGATGTCAGCGGTTCGCAGCGTGAGTTGCTGGAAGGCGCCACGGCGCTGTTTGCCAGTGTCATGGTGCTGTGGCTCGGCGTGTGGATGCATGACCGCCGTCACGCGGCGGCCTGGCAGGATTACATCAAGAGCAGCCTGGTCGGCGGCGGTGGACGTTTCGGCTTCGCGATCCTCGCGTTTTTCTCGGTGTATCGCGAATTGTTCGAGGTGATCCTGTTCTACGAAACCCTGTGGCTGCAGGCCGGGCCTGCCGGACACAACGCCGTGCTGGCCGGGGGCGCGACCGCTTTGGTTTTGCTGGTCGGCCTGGCGTGGGTGATTCTGCGCGGTTCGGCGAAACTGCCGCTGACCTTGTTCTTCAGCATCAACGCCGCGCTGCTGTGCGCGTTGTCGGTGGTCTTCGCCGGGCACGGCGTGAAGGCCTTGCAGGAAGCCGGGATTTTCGGCACACGGCCGGTGGCGTTTTTTGAATTCGACTGGTTGGGGATTCATGCCGATGCTTATTCGCTGATTGCGCAGGCGGTGGCGATCGTGGCGATTGTGGTGTTGTATGGGCGGAGTTGGGTAGCGGAGAGGCGCCGGGTTTCGGCTGCATAA
- a CDS encoding COG3014 family protein, translating to MRHSLLLPLLLTALTQLAGCAAYRNYDLELEQTTEQLKRGNVAGSLGLIEAHNPDEQKDLLYFFEKGAVLSAGGELPQSQAAWRSAEQMVIERQDTIETTGDKLLAAMGNHWGSIINDKLRRYDGYDYEKVMLTTQMALNQLAVNDFDGARADIRKTHEREALIARQRELEYERVEEAAKKQGVRVHYKDLQGYPVVMLDAPAVIALKNGYQSAFSHYLAGFTYEALGEKNLAAPGYRQAIELRPDLPFFQQALRDLDSPGLKGDDSDVLIIVQSGLAPARSSLRVPYPVKLADGQVIVANISFPVMVPDTSTPSFNQIGIDGRQNRLIAVNSITDMSLRTLRDDMPGIIQRTTYRAFLAADVQATDNRRDPSKASYVTHWDGFEQADTRSWRTLPNLTQVLRLRLNKGEHAITLPHLTNAAPLKIRIDQNRQVIILRALGDRVFANGSAFRHAETVAKPVVNNMTK from the coding sequence ATGCGCCATTCCCTGCTGCTTCCTCTGCTGCTGACCGCCCTTACGCAACTGGCCGGTTGCGCGGCTTATCGCAATTACGATCTGGAACTGGAACAGACCACCGAGCAATTGAAGCGCGGCAACGTTGCCGGCTCCCTGGGGCTGATCGAGGCGCATAACCCGGACGAGCAGAAGGATCTGCTCTATTTCTTCGAGAAAGGCGCGGTGTTGAGTGCAGGCGGTGAACTGCCACAAAGCCAGGCGGCATGGCGCAGTGCCGAACAAATGGTGATCGAGCGCCAGGACACCATTGAAACCACCGGCGACAAGCTGTTGGCCGCCATGGGTAATCACTGGGGCAGCATCATCAATGACAAGCTGCGCCGCTACGACGGCTATGACTATGAAAAGGTCATGCTGACCACGCAGATGGCCCTCAACCAACTGGCGGTGAATGATTTCGACGGTGCCCGCGCCGACATCAGGAAAACCCATGAGCGCGAAGCCCTGATCGCCCGACAGCGCGAGCTTGAATATGAGCGCGTCGAAGAGGCCGCGAAAAAGCAGGGCGTGCGCGTGCACTACAAGGATCTGCAGGGCTATCCGGTGGTGATGCTGGACGCGCCGGCGGTGATTGCCTTGAAGAACGGTTACCAGAGCGCGTTCAGTCACTATCTCGCCGGGTTCACCTATGAAGCACTCGGAGAAAAGAACCTCGCCGCGCCCGGCTATCGTCAGGCCATCGAGCTGCGTCCGGACCTGCCGTTCTTCCAGCAAGCCTTGCGCGACCTCGACAGTCCCGGCCTCAAGGGTGACGACAGCGATGTGCTGATCATCGTGCAAAGCGGCCTTGCACCCGCGCGCAGTTCGCTGCGTGTGCCGTACCCGGTGAAGCTGGCTGACGGTCAGGTCATTGTCGCCAACATTTCGTTTCCGGTGATGGTGCCCGACACTTCGACACCGTCGTTCAATCAGATTGGCATCGATGGCCGGCAGAACAGACTTATCGCGGTCAACAGCATCACCGACATGTCCTTGCGTACGCTGCGCGATGACATGCCCGGCATTATCCAGCGCACGACTTACCGAGCCTTTCTGGCAGCGGATGTGCAGGCCACCGACAACCGACGCGACCCGAGCAAAGCATCGTACGTGACCCATTGGGATGGGTTCGAGCAGGCCGATACGCGTAGCTGGCGGACACTGCCCAACCTGACTCAGGTGCTGCGCCTGCGCCTGAACAAAGGCGAACACGCGATCACCCTGCCCCACCTCACCAACGCCGCACCGCTGAAGATCCGGATTGATCAGAACCGCCAGGTCATCATCCTGCGCGCCCTCGGCGATCGGGTTTTCGCCAATGGCAGCGCTTTTCGGCATGCCGAGACAGTTGCCAAACCCGTAGTGAACAACATGACGAAGTGA
- a CDS encoding COG3014 family protein, producing the protein MAFRAPMLLALSAVTLLSGCAAFRNYDSELAQTNQQLASGNVDAALTLLEKNNTGTDKDLLYYFEKGELLRAKGDLSGSQNAWGSADQVVGRWEDAVKLDSAKYLAQFGSFIVNDKVRRYEGYDYEKVMLTTQMALNLLAVNDFDGARTAIKKTHEREAVIADLRDKEYLKSEEQAEKEGIKTQYKDLQGYPVASLDAPEVVGLKNSYQSAFSHYLAGFVYEALGEKDLAAPGYRKAAELRPNTPLLEQALVNLDKPSKSDDSDILIVVQSGLAPARDSIRVPLPLPISNNVVITPLSFPIIKPDTSTAPFAQIGVDGKQVDLTALNSTTAMSRRALRDDMPGIIVRTTVRAITKGVAQKQINETNPLAGLAVGISSAVLEGADTRTWRTLPDNTQVVRLRLKKGEHQVTLPSAVGGSVVKVTVDQRYQVVSLRAVGNQVFAGGIAAHVMPSAAATNVASLKQP; encoded by the coding sequence ATGGCATTCCGCGCTCCCATGCTGCTCGCGCTCAGCGCCGTCACGCTGTTGTCCGGCTGCGCAGCGTTTCGCAACTACGATTCCGAACTGGCCCAGACCAACCAGCAATTGGCTTCCGGCAACGTCGACGCTGCGCTGACCCTGCTGGAAAAGAACAACACCGGCACCGACAAAGACCTGCTCTATTACTTCGAGAAAGGCGAACTGCTGCGCGCCAAGGGCGATCTGTCGGGCAGCCAGAACGCCTGGGGCAGCGCCGATCAGGTGGTCGGTCGTTGGGAAGACGCGGTCAAGCTCGACTCGGCCAAGTACCTGGCGCAGTTCGGCAGCTTCATCGTCAACGACAAGGTGCGTCGCTACGAAGGCTATGACTACGAGAAAGTCATGCTGACCACGCAGATGGCCCTGAACCTGTTGGCGGTCAACGATTTCGATGGCGCCCGCACGGCGATCAAAAAGACCCACGAACGTGAAGCGGTGATTGCCGACCTGCGCGACAAGGAATACCTCAAGAGCGAAGAACAGGCCGAGAAAGAAGGCATCAAGACCCAGTACAAGGATCTGCAGGGTTATCCGGTGGCCAGCCTCGACGCGCCGGAAGTGGTCGGCCTGAAAAACAGCTACCAGAGTGCGTTCAGCCATTACCTGGCCGGTTTCGTTTACGAAGCTCTGGGCGAGAAAGATCTGGCCGCGCCGGGTTATCGCAAGGCTGCCGAATTGCGCCCGAACACGCCGCTGCTCGAACAGGCGCTGGTCAATCTCGACAAGCCTTCGAAGTCCGACGACAGCGACATTCTCATCGTCGTGCAAAGCGGTCTGGCGCCAGCGCGCGACTCGATTCGCGTACCGCTGCCGCTGCCGATTTCCAACAACGTGGTGATCACTCCGCTGTCGTTCCCGATCATCAAACCGGACACCTCCACCGCGCCGTTTGCGCAGATCGGCGTCGACGGCAAGCAGGTCGACCTGACCGCACTCAACAGCACCACCGCCATGTCCCGCCGCGCCCTGCGCGATGACATGCCCGGGATCATCGTGCGCACCACCGTACGCGCAATCACCAAAGGCGTGGCGCAGAAGCAGATCAACGAAACCAACCCGCTGGCCGGTCTTGCCGTAGGCATTTCTTCAGCGGTGCTCGAAGGCGCCGATACCCGTACATGGCGCACCTTGCCGGACAACACCCAAGTGGTGCGTCTGCGCCTGAAAAAAGGTGAGCATCAGGTTACCCTCCCGAGCGCCGTGGGCGGCTCGGTGGTCAAGGTCACCGTCGATCAGCGTTATCAAGTGGTCAGCCTGCGTGCCGTGGGCAACCAGGTATTCGCCGGTGGCATCGCCGCTCACGTAATGCCGAGCGCTGCCGCGACCAACGTCGCCAGCCTCAAACAACCTTAA
- a CDS encoding YcfL family protein, with the protein MRLKIIAVAALALLAGCATPPPPEPGSAASKVVAMGPQKHIVVGAMRVARENGFMTVNVQLSNTLNSNKIFYYRFAWLGAEGFPVAEEEVWKSQMMYGAQTSFIQAIAPTPKAVDFRLEIKTP; encoded by the coding sequence ATGCGCTTGAAGATCATCGCCGTCGCCGCCCTAGCCTTGCTGGCAGGCTGCGCCACCCCGCCACCGCCTGAGCCGGGCAGCGCCGCGAGCAAGGTCGTGGCCATGGGCCCGCAGAAACACATCGTTGTCGGCGCCATGCGCGTGGCTCGCGAAAACGGCTTCATGACCGTCAATGTGCAGCTGAGCAACACCCTCAACAGCAACAAGATCTTCTACTACCGCTTTGCCTGGCTTGGCGCAGAAGGTTTTCCGGTTGCCGAAGAAGAAGTCTGGAAAAGCCAGATGATGTACGGCGCCCAGACCAGCTTCATTCAGGCCATCGCCCCAACCCCGAAAGCCGTGGATTTCCGTCTGGAAATCAAGACGCCTTAA
- the lpoB gene encoding penicillin-binding protein activator LpoB codes for MFARFSCIAVIALLASGCANTSPTLGSKNISYGDTKAVETVTNEFGSTDLQMIAESMTRSLAQSGILQGRPVVQVYDVKNKTSEYIDTREITTSIKTQLMKTGVARFASDNNAMQSQVDQLKLQNQSGLYKKSTVAKTGNMIAAKYRIEGSISSIVKRSSDYKDVFYKFSLQLIDVESGLAEWMDEKEIRKTTER; via the coding sequence ATGTTTGCACGCTTTTCCTGCATCGCCGTCATCGCCCTGCTCGCCTCCGGTTGCGCCAACACTTCGCCGACCCTGGGCAGCAAGAACATCAGCTACGGCGACACCAAAGCGGTTGAAACCGTGACCAACGAATTCGGTTCGACCGACCTGCAAATGATCGCCGAGTCGATGACCCGCTCGCTGGCCCAGTCCGGCATCCTGCAGGGCCGTCCGGTGGTTCAGGTCTACGATGTGAAGAACAAGACCAGCGAGTACATCGACACCCGCGAAATCACCACCAGCATCAAGACCCAACTGATGAAGACCGGTGTCGCGCGCTTCGCCAGCGACAACAATGCGATGCAGAGCCAGGTCGACCAGCTCAAGCTGCAAAATCAGAGCGGTCTGTACAAGAAAAGCACCGTGGCCAAGACCGGCAACATGATCGCTGCCAAGTACCGCATCGAAGGCTCGATCAGCTCGATCGTCAAGCGCAGCAGCGATTACAAGGACGTCTTCTACAAATTCAGCCTGCAACTGATCGATGTCGAAAGCGGGCTGGCCGAGTGGATGGACGAAAAAGAGATTCGCAAAACCACGGAGCGTTAA
- a CDS encoding penicillin-binding protein activator LpoB gives MRTWIGMMALACAFSAQAAPKVAVTDLAYQERVEQYIHIVSAQSNHRESYYSASGSSSYNEIEATTSYIEQGELRKFTGDIKGEILRTGMFQLVQGTPYTASSKGDVYDVIKRIKAGNFKGADYVLFGTVSDIDFTQDINELANTDSYSAVLGLTLVADFSLINTRTYEITSAFTAMGEAQDTKLVNHRDIKISLNRPRVVREVSKALGEDVAGQLSMQLGGDGYEQPREAPQRNNLPRDTAPVILR, from the coding sequence ATGCGCACATGGATCGGCATGATGGCCCTGGCTTGCGCGTTCAGCGCGCAGGCGGCCCCGAAAGTGGCGGTGACGGATCTGGCGTATCAGGAGCGCGTGGAGCAATACATCCACATCGTTTCAGCGCAGAGCAATCACCGCGAGAGCTACTACAGCGCCAGCGGTTCTTCGAGTTACAACGAGATCGAAGCGACCACCAGCTACATCGAACAGGGCGAATTGCGTAAATTCACCGGCGACATCAAGGGTGAAATTCTGCGTACCGGCATGTTCCAGCTGGTGCAGGGCACACCGTACACAGCCTCGTCCAAAGGCGATGTGTATGACGTGATCAAACGCATCAAGGCCGGCAATTTCAAAGGCGCCGACTACGTGCTGTTCGGCACGGTGTCCGACATCGACTTCACCCAGGACATCAACGAGCTGGCGAATACCGACAGCTATTCGGCGGTGCTGGGACTGACACTGGTGGCGGATTTCAGCCTGATCAACACCAGGACCTACGAGATCACCTCGGCCTTCACGGCGATGGGCGAAGCGCAGGACACCAAACTGGTGAACCATCGCGACATCAAGATCTCGCTCAACCGCCCTCGGGTCGTGCGCGAGGTGTCCAAAGCGTTGGGTGAAGACGTGGCCGGGCAACTGAGCATGCAGCTCGGTGGTGACGGCTACGAGCAACCGCGTGAGGCGCCGCAGCGCAATAATCTGCCGCGCGATACGGCGCCGGTGATCCTGCGCTGA
- the rhtB gene encoding homoserine/homoserine lactone efflux protein produces MELQTWLAFFAACWVISLSPGAGAIASMSSGLQYGFWRGYWNALGLQIGLAVQIAIVGAGVGAVLTASATAFHAIKWFGVAYLVYLAIKQWRALPMDMSDDAAVRPIGKPLALVFRGFLVNISNPKALVFMLAVLPQFINPHAPLLMQYVVIGMTMVVVDLIVMAGYTGLASKVLRLLRTPKQQKRMNRTFAGLFIGAAAFMATLRKAPV; encoded by the coding sequence ATGGAGCTTCAAACATGGCTGGCATTTTTTGCCGCCTGCTGGGTGATCAGCCTGTCCCCGGGCGCGGGCGCCATCGCGTCGATGTCCAGCGGTCTGCAATACGGTTTCTGGCGCGGCTACTGGAATGCACTGGGCCTGCAGATCGGTCTGGCGGTGCAGATTGCAATTGTCGGCGCGGGCGTTGGCGCTGTGCTCACCGCTTCGGCCACAGCATTCCATGCGATCAAATGGTTCGGTGTCGCCTATCTGGTTTACCTGGCGATCAAGCAATGGCGGGCGCTGCCCATGGACATGAGCGATGACGCCGCGGTACGGCCGATCGGCAAGCCGCTGGCGCTGGTTTTTCGCGGCTTTCTGGTGAACATCAGCAACCCCAAGGCGCTGGTGTTCATGCTCGCGGTGCTGCCGCAGTTCATCAATCCCCATGCGCCGCTGCTGATGCAGTATGTGGTGATTGGCATGACCATGGTGGTCGTCGATCTGATCGTCATGGCCGGCTATACCGGGCTGGCGTCGAAGGTGCTGCGCCTGTTGCGCACGCCCAAGCAACAGAAGCGCATGAACCGCACCTTTGCCGGGCTGTTCATTGGCGCGGCGGCATTCATGGCGACGTTGCGCAAAGCGCCGGTGTAA
- a CDS encoding mechanosensitive ion channel family protein — MEAFKLPFAAVWVEPLWFTAQILLILLAGYLTQRFVAKGLTRLGERYPFPPQLLMPLRGVLRWLIMGSALLFVLERLGVSATVLWTALSGFVAVAAVAFFAMWSVLSNLLCAILIFTVGPFRLGDVVELVDTTDKPGVKGRVIAINLLYTTLVEAEELGTGSAMVQVPNSLFFQRSVRRWRGTDVFPSSGFEK; from the coding sequence ATGGAAGCCTTCAAGCTGCCCTTCGCGGCCGTTTGGGTCGAACCGCTATGGTTCACCGCGCAGATTCTGCTGATCCTGCTGGCGGGTTACCTGACCCAGCGTTTCGTCGCCAAAGGACTGACTCGCCTGGGTGAGCGCTATCCGTTCCCGCCGCAGTTGCTGATGCCGCTGCGCGGCGTGTTGCGCTGGCTGATCATGGGCAGCGCGCTGCTCTTCGTGCTCGAGCGCCTCGGCGTTTCGGCGACGGTGCTGTGGACGGCGCTGTCGGGTTTCGTTGCGGTGGCGGCGGTGGCGTTTTTCGCCATGTGGAGCGTGCTGTCCAACCTGCTCTGCGCGATTCTGATCTTCACCGTCGGACCGTTCCGCCTCGGCGATGTGGTCGAGCTGGTGGACACCACCGACAAGCCTGGCGTCAAAGGCCGGGTAATCGCAATCAATCTGCTCTACACCACGTTGGTCGAGGCTGAAGAACTCGGCACTGGCAGCGCCATGGTGCAGGTGCCGAACAGCCTGTTCTTCCAGCGCTCGGTGCGGCGTTGGCGCGGGACGGATGTGTTTCCGTCGAGCGGGTTCGAGAAGTAG